In the genome of Triticum urartu cultivar G1812 chromosome 5, Tu2.1, whole genome shotgun sequence, one region contains:
- the LOC125511027 gene encoding non-specific lipid transfer protein GPI-anchored 14-like — protein MAFAARRSGALLMTLVVAAAVGLAGADFAADKAECADKLMGLATCLTYVQLTATARAPTPDCCTGFRQVLGTSKRCMCILVKDRDEPALGIKVNITRSMNLPSVCNIAATFSDCPKILNMSPDSKETEIFKQYAREHEGKNAATTSPTAAAATATGTATGKSVDATSGAGRHTVVFAVVVSAVLASAFVLA, from the exons ATGGCTTTCGCGGCTCGCCGTAGCGGTGCACTGTTGATGACGCTGGTCGTGGCGGCGGCTGTGGGGCTGGCCGGCGCGGACTTCGCGGCGGACAAGGCGGAGTGTGCGGACAAGCTGATGGGGCTGGCGACGTGCCTGACGTACGTGCAGCTGACGGCGACGGCGCGGGCGCCCACGCCGGACTGCTGCACCGGGTTCCGGCAGGTGCTGGGCACCAGCAAGCGGTGCATGTGCATCCTGGTCAAGGACCGCGACGAGCCGGCGCTGGGCATCAAGGTCAACATCACCCGCTCCATGAACCTCCCCTCTGTTTGCAACATCGCCGCCACCTTCTCCGACTGCCCCA AGATCCTTAACATGTCGCCGGACTCCAAGGAGACGGAGATCTTTAAGCAGTATGCGCGTGAGCACGAGGGCAAGAACGCCGCCACCACttcgcccaccgccgccgccgccaccgccaccg GTACCGCCACCGGGAAGAGCGTGGACGCGACGTCCGGTGCAGGGAGGCACACGGTGGTCTTCGCCGTCGTCGTCTCGGCGGTGCTCGCCTCCGCCTTTGTTCTTGCGTGA